GACTGGTTGAAAGCAAACTGAGCAAGTACAACCTGGGAGCCGATTTCTCTCTACCAGCCGAAGCCAAAGGTAAAAAAGTTATCCTGGTACCGGGTCAGGTAGAGGACGATGCCTCTATTAAAACTGGCACTGTCTCGATTAAGAGCAACCTTGAGTTATTACGCACCGTACGTGAACGTAACCCGCACGCCTACATCATTTATAAACCGCACCCGGATGTATTAGTGGGGAATCGCAAGGGTAATATTCCGGCTAAATTGATCGCTGAACTTGCCGATTATCAGGCACTGGACGCAGATATTATTCAATGCATTCAGCGCGCAGATGAAGTGCATACCATGACATCATTGTCCGGGTTTGAAGCGATATTACATGGCAAGCAAGTTCATTGTTACGGCCTGCCCTTCTATGCCGGTTGGGGTTTAACCGTTGATGAACATCACTGCCCGCGCCGCGAGCGCAGATTAACGCTAGCAGACTTGATCTATCAGGCGTTGATTGTTTATCCAACCTATATCCACCCAACACGGCTACAACCTATTACGGTTGAAGAAGCTGCGGAATATTTAATCCAGACGCCGCGCAAGCCGATGGTAATTAGAAAAAATAATATTGACAGAGTTATTAATATTTACCGTAAGTTAATCATGTTCTGCAGAGTCAGACTGGATTAACCAATTTCATTATTGACTATTGCACAGATTATTTATGCAAGATAATGCACTAAGCATTTTGTTATCCGGTAAAAAGTACCTGCTATTGCAGGGACCGATGGGACCTTTTTTCAATGACATCGCCGAGTGGTTAGAGTCATTAGGCCGTAACGCTGTGAATGTTGTATTCAACGGCGGGGATCTTTTTTACTGCCGTAATCGACAATATCTGGCTTATTACCAAACGCCGAAAGAGTTTCCCGGTTGGTTGCGAGATCTCCACCGACAATATGACTTTGATACCATCCTCTGCTTTGGCGACTGCCGCCCATTACACAAAGAAGCAAAACGGTGGGCGAATACGAAAGAGATCCGCTTTCTGGCATTTGAAGAAGGATATTTACGCCCGCAGTTTATTACTGTTGAAGAAGGCGGAGTGAACGCATATTCATCGCTACCGCGCGATCCGGATTTTTATCGTAAGTTACCAGATATGGCTGCGCCGCACATTGAGAACTTAAAACCTTCAACGATGAAACGCATTGGCCATGCGATGTGGTATTACCTGATGGGCTGGCATTACCGTCATGAGTTCCCTCGCTACCGCCACCACAAATCGTTTTCCCCCTGGTATGAAGCACGTTGCTGGGTTCGTGCGTACTGGCGCAAGCAACTTTACAAAGTAACACAGCGTAAGGTATTGCCGAGGTTAATGAATGAGCTGGATCAGCGTTATTATCTTGCCGTTTTGCAGGTGTACAACGATAGCCAGATTCGTAACCACAGCAATTATAACGATGTGCGTGACTATATTAATGAAGTCATGTACTCATTTTCACGTAAAGCGCCGAAAGAAAGTTATTTGGTGATCAAACATCATCCGATGGATCGTGGTCACAGACTCTATCGACCATTAATTAAGCGGTTGAGTACGGAATATGGCTTAGGTGAGCGCGTCATTTATGTGCACGATCTCCCGATGCCGGAATTATTACGCCATGCAAAAGCGGTGGTAACAATAAACAGTACGGCAGGGATCTCTGCGCTGATTCATAACAAACCGCTCAAAGTGATGGGCAATGCCCTGTACGACATCAAAGGATTGACGTATCAAGGGCATTTGCACCAGTTCTGGCAGGCTAACTTTAAACCGGATATGAAACTGTTTAAGAAGTTTCGTGAGTATTTATTAATGAAGACGCAGATTAATGCAGTTTATTATAGACGACTGAGTTATGAAAAAGGCACATATTTAGTAAATAGAGTTCCATTCAATAACAAGTCATTACAGTAATAAGATAGTTACCATTTATATTTAGCAGAGTGTGATATCACATATTTTTTGTATCATATGTATGGTTAATGAAATCAACATCATATTAAAATACAATAATTATGGAAATATAACTTATGTTATTTATTTAATATATCAACTATTCAAAAAATAGTTAATAACACTATATGATAAGCCGTAAAATAAAAACACAAGAAATAATTATCAGGCCATGGGGTAATTAGTTACGATTTTAGACATCGTCATTTAATGACGCCGTACAGTGTTCTACGAACATTACAAACCTATCAACATCTATTGTCAGCTCTTTATCCTCATTTTTTTCTATCCAATAGCATCCATATTTACAATTCATTAGCTGAGTAGTACGATAATAACTAACTCTATTCCAATCTGTAGGCATTATCTCAATAAGAATTTTTAAATTTTTTGAAAAAACAGCATTTGCAATGCCCATCCCATGCGATCCAACAATTATTTCCGCGTGAGAAAACAGAGCAATTTGTTCACTTGGAGTATAATCACCCGGATCACAGATGTAATATCCCTGTTCTTCAAAGTACTTATATAAATCTATTTCGTTATGGATTTTTCGCTGTGTTGCATTCCGCCGAGAAATAAAAATTTTATGTTTCTGAGTAATATTTGATAATTTCGAGAATGACTCTGAAAGATTATTACAGCTTTTGATATAATAATCGCTTGGAGTATGTAAATGACCGAAACTTGGAAATGATGTGATTATCACATTATCAAATTCAATCCAAGTGTTTCCAACTTGTATTATTTTATTTCTTTTAACACCTAAACCTTCAAGCAAAATAACAAGTTCTTCTGATATATGTGGCGTAACAATATTAAAACCATCTAATGAACCATATACCTGTTTTATCAAATAAAGTGCAGGCAACGACTCTCGATATAAATGATCTAAATTGAGAACATATAAAGCCAGATAGACTTACCATGAATTTTTATTGAGTCATGAAAATCATCAACAAATAACTGCCTCTCATTATAATTAAGTATTCCTTGTTCTTTTAAAGCTTGCTTCCCAGACACATTTATAAAATTCCAAAGATATTTATCTTTATATAAAATAGGCCAATACCTTGGCATTCCTTCTGGGCGAGGGCCAATTTTACATGATTCAACCTCAATAATGATCACCTCATGAGTTTGATATTGTGTTGTAAAAATAGCGGAAAGCTCAGATATATCCATATTTTCGTTGTCTACCTGAAAAAAAGGATTAGACATCGATTTTATTTGCATTTTATCTTGAGCGATATATCTATTAATTTTATTTAAAAATATATCCTTTGAGTTTCTTATATCAATTGGTTTAAATGCATTATGAACCAACATATTATCACTTGCCTATTAAAATAAAATTTTTGCTAAAAAATTAAGTGATTTATACCGGGAGTCAATAAAAAATCTTTTAGGATTTTGCTTGAATTTTTTTATTTTCTTTATATATTTCCTTTCATTTTCACATGATGGGGTAAGTATCGATAATTCTGTTTTTTTCAAAAATACTTTTTTTTATTTCATCATTTTCTTTTTT
The DNA window shown above is from Escherichia sp. E4742 and carries:
- a CDS encoding capsule biosynthesis protein: MQDNALSILLSGKKYLLLQGPMGPFFNDIAEWLESLGRNAVNVVFNGGDLFYCRNRQYLAYYQTPKEFPGWLRDLHRQYDFDTILCFGDCRPLHKEAKRWANTKEIRFLAFEEGYLRPQFITVEEGGVNAYSSLPRDPDFYRKLPDMAAPHIENLKPSTMKRIGHAMWYYLMGWHYRHEFPRYRHHKSFSPWYEARCWVRAYWRKQLYKVTQRKVLPRLMNELDQRYYLAVLQVYNDSQIRNHSNYNDVRDYINEVMYSFSRKAPKESYLVIKHHPMDRGHRLYRPLIKRLSTEYGLGERVIYVHDLPMPELLRHAKAVVTINSTAGISALIHNKPLKVMGNALYDIKGLTYQGHLHQFWQANFKPDMKLFKKFREYLLMKTQINAVYYRRLSYEKGTYLVNRVPFNNKSLQ
- a CDS encoding glycosyltransferase family 61 protein, coding for MPALYLIKQVYGSLDGFNIVTPHISEELVILLEGLGVKRNKIIQVGNTWIEFDNVIITSFPSFGHLHTPSDYYIKSCNNLSESFSKLSNITQKHKIFISRRNATQRKIHNEIDLYKYFEEQGYYICDPGDYTPSEQIALFSHAEIIVGSHGMGIANAVFSKNLKILIEIMPTDWNRVSYYRTTQLMNCKYGCYWIEKNEDKELTIDVDRFVMFVEHCTASLNDDV